A window of Choloepus didactylus isolate mChoDid1 chromosome 21, mChoDid1.pri, whole genome shotgun sequence contains these coding sequences:
- the LOC119517026 gene encoding 52 kDa repressor of the inhibitor of the protein kinase-like: protein MPNFCAAPNCTRKSTQSDLAFFRFPRDPARCQKWVENCRRADLEDKTPDQLNKHYRLCAKHFETSMICRTSPYRTVLRDNAIPTIFDLTSHLNNPHSRHRKRIKELSEDEIRTLKQKKIDETSEQEQKHKETNNSSAQNPNIEEGGEEQDEDILPLTLEEKENKEYLKSLFEILILMGKQNIPLDGHEADELPEGLFTPDNFQALLECRINSGEEVLRKRFETTAVNTLFCSKTQQKQMLEICESCIREETLREVRDSHFFSIITDDVVDIAGEEHLPVLVRFVDESHNLREEFVGFLPYEADAEILAVKFHTTITEKWGLNMEYCRGQAYIVSSGFSSKMKVVASRLLEKYPQAIYTLCSSCALNMWLAKSVPVTGVSVALGTIEEVSAFFHRSPQLLLELDRVISVLFQSNEERGNELKEICHSQWTGRHDAFEILVELLQALVLCLDGINSDTNIRWNNCIAGRAFVLCSAVTDFDFIVTIVVLKNVLSFTRAFGKNLQGQTSDVFFAASSLTAVLHSLNEVMENIEVYHEFWFEEATNLATKLDIHMKLPGKFRRAQQGNLESQLTSESYYKETLSVPTVEHIIQELKDIFSEQHLKALKCLSLVPSVMGQLKFNTSEEHHADMYRSDLPNPDTLSAELHCWRIKWKHRGKDIELPSTIYEALHLPDIKFFPNVYALLKVLCILPVMKVENERYENGRKRLKAYLRNTLTDQRSSNLALLNINFDIKHDLDLMVDTYIKLYTTKSELPTGNSETIENT from the coding sequence ATGCCGAACTTCTGCGCTGCCCCCAACTGCACGCGGAAGAGCACGCAGTCCGACCTGGCCTTCTTCAGGTTTCCGCGGGACCCGGCCAGATGCCAGAAGTGGGTGGAGAATTGTAGGAGAGCAGACTTAGAAGATAAAACACCTGATCAGCTAAATAAACATTATCGgttatgtgccaaacactttgaGACCTCTATGATCTGTAGAACTAGTCCTTATAGGACAGTTCTTCGAGATAATGCTATACCAACAATATTTGATCTTACCAGTCATTTGAACAATCCACATAGTAGACACAGAAAACGAATAAAAGAATTGAGTGAAGATGAAATCAGGacattgaaacagaaaaaaattgatgaaacttctgaacaggaacaaaaacataaagaaacaaacaacagcagtgCTCAGAACCCAAATATAGAAGAAGGGGGTGAAGAACAGGATGAAGATATTTTACCTTTAAcccttgaagaaaaggaaaacaaagaatacctaaaatctttatttgaaattttgattcttatgggaaaacaaaacatacctttGGATGGGCATGAGGCTGATGAACTCCCAGAAGGTCTCTTTACGCCTGATAACTTTCAAGCATTGCTGGAGTGCCGAATAAATTCTGGTGAAGAGGTTCTGAGAAAGCGCTTTGAGACAACAGCAGTTAACACGTTGTTCTGTTCGAAAACACAGCAGAAACAGATGCTAGAGATATGTGAGAGCTGCATTCGGGAGGAAACTCTCAGGGAAGTGAGAGACTCACACTTCTTTTCCATTATCACTGATGATGTGGTGGACATAGCAGGGGAAGAGCACCTGCCAGTGTTGGTGAGGTTTGTGGATGAATCACATAACCTGAGAGAGGAATTTGTGGGCTTCCTGCCTTATGAAGCTGATGCAGAAATTTTGGCTGTGAAATTTCACACTACAATAACTGAGAAGTGGGGGCTGAACATGGAGTACTGTCGTGGACAGGCTTACATTGTGTCCAGTGGATTTTCTTCCAAGATGAAAGTTGTTGCTTCGAGACTTCTAGAGAAATATCCCCAAGCTATCTATACACTCTGCTCTTCCTGTGCCTTAAATATGTGGTTAGCAAAATCGGTGCCTGTTACGGGAGTATCTGTTGCATTGGGAACGATTGAGGAAGTTTCTGCTTTTTTCCATCGATCACCACAACTACTTTTAGAACTTGACCGTGTAATTTCAGTcctttttcagagtaatgaagaAAGGggtaatgaactgaaggaaatttgCCATTCTCAATGGACAGGAAGGCatgatgcttttgaaattttagtgGAACTCCTGCAAGCACTTGTTTTATGTTTAGATGGTATAAATAGTGACACAAATATTAGATGGAATAACTGCATAGCTGGCCGAGCATTTGTACTCTGTAGTGCAGTAACagattttgatttcattgttaCCATTGTTGTTCTTAAGAATGTCCTATCTTTTACAAGAGCCTTTGGGAAAAATCTCCAGGGGCAAACCTCTGATGTCTTCTTTGCAGCCAGCAGCTTGACTGCAGTGCTACATTCACTAAATGAAGTGATGGAAAACATTGAAGTTTATCATGAATTTTGGTTTGAGGAAGCCACAAATTTGGCAACCAAACTTGATATTCACATGAAACTCCCTGGCAAATTCCGCAGAGCTCAGCAAGGTAACCTGGAGTCTCAGTTAACCTCTGAGAGTTACTATAAAGAAACCCTAAGTGTTCCAACAGTGGAGCACATTATTCAGGAACTTAAAGATATATTCTCAGAACAGCACCTCAAAGCTCTTAAATGCTTATCTCTGgtaccctctgtcatgggacagcTCAAATTCAATACGTCGGAGGAACACCATGCTGACATGTACAGAAGTGACTTACCCAATCCTGACACACTCTCAGCCGAGCTTCATTGTTGGAGAATCAAGTGGAAACACAGAGGGAAAGATATAGAGCTTCCATCCACCATTTATGAAGCCCTCCATCTGCCTGACATCaagttttttcctaatgtttatgCTTTGTTGAAGGTCTTATGCATTCTTCCTGTGATGAAGGTTGAGAATGAACGCTATGAAAATGGACGAAAGCGTCTCAAAGCATACCTGAGGAACACTTTGACAGACCAAAGGTCAAGTAACTTGGCTTTGCttaacataaattttgatataaaacatGATCTGGATTTGATGGTGGACACATATATCAAACTCTATACAACTAAGTCAGAGCTTCCCACAGGTAATTCAGAAACCATTGAAAATACTTGA